In Deefgea piscis, the genomic window AATAAACGAATAGCACCCAGACGATCAGCTTGCTTTTCTTTCATTGCTGTTTTCATATCAGCAGTAATTCGGGCTTTTAAAGTCATCACACGTCCTTAATTTGATGCAGTCATAACAAAACGTTGTATGTCTTCACGCCGCGCGGGCTACACGCTTTGTGATTCTTTAGCTCAATTGTGACTGAAATCGTCAAAATCAACTCACACCGCTTAGCAATGACAACGCTAAGTGCAGAAAAAACAAAAGGCCGCCTAGGCGACCTTAAGTACAAACAACAGCTAGCTTAACTCTTAGTAGAGTTTTGCTGGCAATTGTTGGCTACGCAGACGCTTGTGTTGACGCTTTACAGCGGCAGCAAGCTTGCGTTTACGTTCAGCAGTTGGCTTCTCGTAGAATTCGCGTGCACGAAGTTCGGTGAGGAGGCCAGTCTTTTCAACAGAACGCTTGAAGCGGCGCATCGCTACTTCGAACGGTTCGTTTTCTTTAACGCGTACGGAAGGCATTAGTCGAATCCTAGTAAACTTTTAAACTCTAGCCTCGTTAAAGACCAAAGATCGGGAAAGGGTGCGATTATCCGGTATAAATTCTGAATTGTCAAAAGGAATAGAGATCAGCCCCTTTCGTGTTGCATCTTTGCCCGTTAATATAAGCAGATTGATCATCAAATAATGAGTGCGCCATGCTGGTATTAGGCATTGAATCTTCTTGCGACGAAACTGGCGTTGCGCTGTACGACACCGAAGCAGGCCTCTTGGCCCATCAACTGCACACCCAAATCGCCATGCATAGCGAGTATGGTGGCGTTGTGCCTGAATTAGCATCACGCGACCATATTCGCCGCGTACTGCCTTTAACTGAAAACTGTTTGGCGCAAGCGGGCAAGCAGCTCGATGACATTGATGCCATTGCCTACACTGCGGGGCCCGGCCTAGCTGGCGCTTTACTGGTTGGCGCATCAGTTGCCAATGCACTGGCATTTGCGCTGGGTAAACCAACAATTGCAGTCCATCACTTAGAAGGACACTTATTATCGCCTTGCTTGGCTGACCCTGCGCCTGAATTTCCTTTTATTGCTTTATTGGTATCGGGTGGCCACACGCAGTTGATGGCAGTCCACGGTGTTGGTCGCTATGAATTACTCGGCGAAACCGTCGATGATGCGGCGGGTGAAGCATTTGATAAATCAGCAAAGCTGATTGGCTTAGGTTATCCCGGCGGCCCGGCGCTGTCAAAACTGGCCGATACCGGCGACGCCAGCCGCTTTACTTTGCCGCGGCCTATGCTGCATACGCCGAACTTAGATATGAGTTTTTCCGGCTTAAAAACCGCAGTGCTTAATTTAGTCACCCAACAATCGCCGCTTGACGACGTAACTCGGGCCGATATTTGCGCGGCCTTCCAAGAGGCCATTGTTGAAGTGCTGGTTAAAAAGTCACTCAAAGCGCTCAAACAAACTGGCATGAAGCGTCTGGTCATTGCCGGCGGTGTGGGTGCTAATCGACAATTGCGTGCCGCATTTGATGATGCCGCCAAAAAACGCGGCTTTACGGTTTTTTATCCGCCGCTTGAATTGTGCACCGACAATGGCGCAATGATCGCCTACGCCGGCGCACAGCGACTCAAGGAGCGACAAGTTGCCGGCTCTTTTGCCGTCAAACCACGCTGGGACTTAGCCAGCCTTGCGAGTGCAGACTAGGGTATTGCTATCTAAGAAACATTTCCAAATATTTAGATTGATATACCCATAAAAAAACCCGCTATTGCGGGTTTTTCATTGTTGGCGGCATGATGACTGCAACTACGCCACGACAAAAGACTGCTCAAGCTGATTGGGCCATGCCAGATTGAGCGTTTGCCCCGAACGAATCGGCCCCACCCCTTCTGGGGTGCCGGTATAAATCAAATCGCCGGGCTGCAAAGTAAACTTGCTTGAAATCCACGCAATCAAGGTAGCGACATCAAATGCCATTAAGCGCGTATCGGCCGACTGGCGCAGCTCACCGTCAATCGTCAGCGTAAATTGCTGCTGCGTCGGATCAATCCCGTCCGCAGCGACAAAGTCAGTCAACACCGCAGCACCATCAAAGCCTTTGGCCAAAGTCCATGGCTGGCCATTTTTTTTCGCCAGCGCCTGCACATCGCGCGCGGTCAAATCCAAGCCCAAGCCATAGCCCGCTATATGCGCCAGCGCATCGGCCTTCGCAATGTGTGCGCCACCTTGGCCAATTAACACCACCAACTCTAATTCGTGATGCACATCGTTGGACCACGACGGCAACACCAATGCCGCCCCCGGCTGCACCACCGCTGAATTGGGTTTAATAAATACCATCGGCTCTTCAGTGATCGCCGAGCCCATTTCTTTGGCATGAGCAACAAAATTACGCGCCACGCAATATATATTGTTCACTCGCCATGCCGTTGCACCCAGTTGAATCTCAGCCATTGCCTACGCCACCCATTGAGAAATACTAAATAACAAAATCACCGCCAACCACAAAATCGCCGCGCGCCACACCAGCGCTACCGCGCTGGCCAAATAATCTGGATTGGCCGACTCGCCAACGCCTAATTCAGGGCGATATTTCACCGTATGATCTTGATGCAAGGCTTCACCCAACCGAACCCCCAAAGCGCCAGCGGCAGAAGCCAATAAAATGCCGTAATCTTGATCCATCCATTGCTGCGCCTGTGAGCGCCAGCAGTAAACTGCGTCTTCAAAATTACCCACCACGGCAAATGAAATCGCCGCTAAACGAATCGGAATAAAATCCAAAATATCCATCACGCCATCAGCAAAGCGGCCAAACACATCACCGTGCCCACCCCATTTTTGCTGCAACAAACACGCCGCACGGTAAGCCACAGCACCAGCAGGACCGGCAATCCACGCCAATGCGACAAACCAAAAAATCGTCCCAAACACGTAACGATAAGAATCAATCACTCCTTGCTCAATCGTCAAACGTGCCACTTCATCTTCATTGAGCTCTGAAGTCGATTGTCCCGTCCAATCGCCGAGCATGCTGCGGGCGGTATTGAGATCATCGGCCTGCAATGCTTTTGAGATCTTGGTGAAAGCATGGCTAAACTGGCGAAAGCCCATCGTAAAATATAAAATCAGCACGTCCCAAGCAATCGCTAGAAAGACGTTATAACGCAGCAAAAACCAATACCCACCCGCAGTAATCACCACCAACGGCACCACAGCTAGCAGCCAGGCATATACCCCATTGCGATATTCACCCGCATTTAAATTACGCCCCATGCCATTGGCGGTGCGAATAAAACCCAAATACAGCGGATTACGGCTGCTAATCGGCCGAAGTTGCTCTAATAGCAAAGCTAAAATCAAAGACAAAATACTCATAAACTTAATCCTAAATTGCGCCCAAGCTAAAAAAATCAGCTCATAGCCGTACATACTTTATGTTTCAAAGATAACATAGAGCCCTTGCGAGCAGAAACAATATAGACAGCTCTTGAAAAAGCACACCACAGTGCCATATCGTCAATACCACCCTCAACTGGAGAAACAAATGGAACATCAACTTCCTACACTGCCTTACGCACAAGATGCTTTAGCACCATTTATGTCGGCTGAAACTTTGTCTTATCACTATGGCAAACATCACCAAACTTATATTACCAACCTCAACAACCTCATCAAAGGCACCGACAACGAAAACAAGTCGCTGGAAGAGATTGTAAAAACTGCACCTGCAGGTGGTTTATATAATAACGCCGCACAAACTTGGAACCACACTTTCTTTTGGTTTGGCTTTGCACCTAACCCAGCTGGCGAAGATCGCGCACCTGCTGGCGCATTGGCGGATGCCATTGCCGCGAAATGGGGTTCATTTGATGAATTCAAAAAAGCCTTTAATACATCAGCAGCAGGCAACTTTGGTTCAGGTTGGACTTGGTTAGTTAAAAAAGCCGACGGTTCACTTGA contains:
- the rpsU gene encoding 30S ribosomal protein S21, coding for MPSVRVKENEPFEVAMRRFKRSVEKTGLLTELRAREFYEKPTAERKRKLAAAVKRQHKRLRSQQLPAKLY
- a CDS encoding fumarylacetoacetate hydrolase family protein gives rise to the protein MAEIQLGATAWRVNNIYCVARNFVAHAKEMGSAITEEPMVFIKPNSAVVQPGAALVLPSWSNDVHHELELVVLIGQGGAHIAKADALAHIAGYGLGLDLTARDVQALAKKNGQPWTLAKGFDGAAVLTDFVAADGIDPTQQQFTLTIDGELRQSADTRLMAFDVATLIAWISSKFTLQPGDLIYTGTPEGVGPIRSGQTLNLAWPNQLEQSFVVA
- the tsaD gene encoding tRNA (adenosine(37)-N6)-threonylcarbamoyltransferase complex transferase subunit TsaD, with the translated sequence MLVLGIESSCDETGVALYDTEAGLLAHQLHTQIAMHSEYGGVVPELASRDHIRRVLPLTENCLAQAGKQLDDIDAIAYTAGPGLAGALLVGASVANALAFALGKPTIAVHHLEGHLLSPCLADPAPEFPFIALLVSGGHTQLMAVHGVGRYELLGETVDDAAGEAFDKSAKLIGLGYPGGPALSKLADTGDASRFTLPRPMLHTPNLDMSFSGLKTAVLNLVTQQSPLDDVTRADICAAFQEAIVEVLVKKSLKALKQTGMKRLVIAGGVGANRQLRAAFDDAAKKRGFTVFYPPLELCTDNGAMIAYAGAQRLKERQVAGSFAVKPRWDLASLASAD
- a CDS encoding superoxide dismutase; the protein is MEHQLPTLPYAQDALAPFMSAETLSYHYGKHHQTYITNLNNLIKGTDNENKSLEEIVKTAPAGGLYNNAAQTWNHTFFWFGFAPNPAGEDRAPAGALADAIAAKWGSFDEFKKAFNTSAAGNFGSGWTWLVKKADGSLDILNTGAAGTPLTTGETALLTCDVWEHAYYIDYRNSRPNYLEGFWKLVDWNVVTARLAA
- a CDS encoding CobD/CbiB family protein — protein: MSILSLILALLLEQLRPISSRNPLYLGFIRTANGMGRNLNAGEYRNGVYAWLLAVVPLVVITAGGYWFLLRYNVFLAIAWDVLILYFTMGFRQFSHAFTKISKALQADDLNTARSMLGDWTGQSTSELNEDEVARLTIEQGVIDSYRYVFGTIFWFVALAWIAGPAGAVAYRAACLLQQKWGGHGDVFGRFADGVMDILDFIPIRLAAISFAVVGNFEDAVYCWRSQAQQWMDQDYGILLASAAGALGVRLGEALHQDHTVKYRPELGVGESANPDYLASAVALVWRAAILWLAVILLFSISQWVA